The proteins below come from a single Oerskovia jenensis genomic window:
- a CDS encoding siderophore-interacting protein, with protein MAGFQMVKPSVVQVIAAEVVRSRRVSPSIVRVTVGGEGIAQFDPMGFDQWFRLFLPREDQESLRLPTATSGLWYVQYLATPRARRPWVRNYTVRDVRPAERELDIDFVAHEDGGPASAFALGASAGHPVGILDQGVGYNPRAPHDWTLLVADETGLPAVAGICASLPDDARGLAIVELPLAADAQDFRVPAGVELRWVARDECGGDPHQVPGRLALDALTRADLPPGEVYAYVVGESGLVTGARRHLVNERGVPKADVDFIGYWRHGRAAA; from the coding sequence GTGGCCGGGTTTCAGATGGTCAAGCCGTCCGTGGTGCAGGTCATCGCCGCCGAGGTGGTGAGGTCGCGGCGGGTCAGCCCGTCGATCGTGCGCGTCACCGTCGGGGGCGAGGGTATCGCGCAGTTCGACCCCATGGGGTTCGACCAGTGGTTCCGCCTCTTCCTGCCGCGAGAGGACCAGGAGTCCCTGCGCCTGCCCACGGCCACGTCGGGGCTCTGGTACGTGCAGTACCTCGCGACTCCCAGGGCGCGGCGGCCCTGGGTCCGCAACTACACCGTCCGGGACGTGCGTCCCGCCGAGCGCGAGCTCGACATCGACTTCGTCGCGCACGAGGACGGAGGCCCCGCGTCGGCGTTCGCGCTCGGTGCGAGCGCGGGCCACCCCGTCGGGATCCTCGACCAGGGTGTCGGCTACAACCCGCGCGCCCCGCACGACTGGACGCTGCTCGTCGCGGACGAGACGGGTCTGCCCGCGGTCGCGGGCATCTGCGCCTCGCTGCCCGACGACGCGCGCGGGCTCGCGATCGTCGAGCTCCCGCTCGCGGCCGACGCCCAGGACTTCCGTGTCCCGGCCGGGGTCGAGCTCCGGTGGGTCGCGCGCGACGAGTGCGGCGGCGACCCGCACCAGGTCCCCGGGCGTCTGGCGCTCGACGCGCTGACCAGGGCCGACCTGCCGCCCGGGGAGGTCTACGCCTACGTCGTGGGGGAGTCGGGCCTGGTCACCGGGGCGCGACGGCACCTCGTGAACGAGCGCGGCGTCCCCAAGGCCGACGTCGACTTCATCGGGTACTGGCGGCACGGGCGCGCAGCGGCCTGA
- a CDS encoding helix-turn-helix domain-containing protein — MLRTVAAVVADGLAPFEFGVVCEVFGLDRTDDGVPRVDFRVCGPVAGAPVRTSMGASLVPDHGLDALEDADLVAIPALTIRDEYPPEIVDALRAAHARGAVLLSVCSGAFLLAAAGLVDGRRITTHWRHAEDLTSRFPQVDVDPDVLFVDDGDIITSAGTAAGIDACLHIVRKEFGSAAANAIARRMVVPPQRDGGQRQYIDRPVPVCEEQSIREVLAWMSDHLDEPQTVEDLARRAHLSTRTFARTFVAETGTTPMQWLATQRVHHARTLLEESGLDLEEIARLCGFGSAALLRHHFRRAVGVPPTDYRQTFRHAS; from the coding sequence ATGTTGCGCACAGTGGCGGCCGTCGTCGCCGACGGACTGGCCCCGTTCGAGTTCGGCGTCGTGTGCGAGGTGTTCGGCCTCGACCGCACGGACGACGGCGTCCCCCGGGTCGACTTCCGCGTCTGTGGCCCGGTCGCGGGAGCGCCCGTCCGTACCAGCATGGGTGCCTCCCTGGTCCCTGACCACGGGCTCGACGCGCTCGAGGACGCCGACCTGGTCGCGATCCCCGCGCTCACGATCCGCGACGAGTACCCGCCCGAGATCGTCGACGCCCTGCGCGCGGCCCACGCCCGCGGCGCGGTCCTGCTGAGCGTCTGCTCGGGCGCGTTCCTGCTCGCCGCGGCGGGGCTCGTCGACGGGCGCCGCATCACGACGCACTGGCGCCACGCGGAGGACCTCACGTCGCGGTTCCCGCAGGTCGACGTGGACCCGGACGTCCTGTTCGTCGACGACGGCGACATCATCACGAGCGCAGGGACGGCCGCCGGGATCGACGCGTGCCTGCACATCGTGCGCAAGGAGTTCGGCAGCGCGGCGGCCAACGCGATCGCGCGCCGCATGGTCGTCCCGCCCCAGCGCGACGGCGGGCAGCGCCAGTACATCGACCGCCCCGTGCCGGTGTGCGAGGAGCAGAGCATCCGCGAGGTGCTCGCCTGGATGAGCGATCACCTCGACGAGCCTCAGACCGTCGAGGACCTCGCGCGGCGCGCACACCTGTCGACGCGCACGTTCGCGCGCACGTTCGTCGCCGAGACGGGCACCACTCCCATGCAGTGGCTCGCGACCCAGCGCGTGCACCACGCCCGGACCCTGCTCGAGGAGTCGGGCCTCGACCTCGAGGAGATCGCGCGGCTGTGCGGGTTCGGGTCGGCCGCGCTGCTGCGGCACCACTTCCGCCGCGCGGTCGGCGTCCCGCCCACGGACTACCGGCAGACGTTCCGGCACGCGTCCTGA
- a CDS encoding NAD(P)-dependent oxidoreductase, which translates to MTVPAPQPPVRPGPDDATRASGDGLPGDLPTVTVLGTGTMGTGVAHSLLRAGFEVTVWNRTASRAAPLADAGARVAPTSAQAVHGADVVLSVLFDGAAVLDVLDTAGPSVGTGGVWVQASTVGREGTARIVERARQLGVTLVEANLLGTRQPAEDGQLTVLAAGDPDVLAGISPVLDAISAKVVVAGTEVGQGTALKLACNAWLAAITAATAQSIALARAEGIDPHLFLDAIADGASDSPYAHLKGTEMLTGVFTPQFALDGLRKDIGLISEAAENAGLDPALLDALSNLYASAAARGHGGDDIAAVYVAFGAPSGRSEQDETA; encoded by the coding sequence ATGACCGTCCCCGCTCCCCAGCCCCCCGTCCGGCCCGGACCGGACGACGCGACACGAGCATCTGGAGACGGCCTGCCGGGCGACCTGCCGACCGTGACGGTGCTCGGCACCGGCACCATGGGCACCGGGGTGGCGCACTCGCTGCTGCGGGCGGGCTTCGAGGTCACGGTGTGGAACAGGACCGCGTCGCGTGCGGCGCCGCTCGCCGACGCCGGGGCGCGCGTCGCCCCGACCTCGGCGCAAGCCGTGCACGGGGCCGATGTCGTCCTGAGCGTGCTGTTCGACGGCGCCGCCGTCCTCGACGTGCTCGACACGGCGGGCCCCTCGGTCGGCACGGGCGGGGTGTGGGTCCAGGCGTCGACCGTCGGGCGCGAGGGCACGGCCCGGATCGTCGAGCGCGCCCGGCAGCTCGGCGTGACCCTCGTCGAGGCCAACCTGCTCGGCACCAGGCAGCCGGCGGAGGACGGACAGCTCACGGTGCTCGCCGCCGGCGACCCCGACGTCCTGGCCGGGATCTCCCCCGTGCTCGACGCGATCTCCGCGAAGGTCGTGGTCGCCGGCACCGAGGTGGGACAGGGCACGGCCCTCAAGCTCGCGTGCAACGCCTGGCTCGCGGCGATCACGGCCGCGACGGCCCAGTCGATCGCGCTCGCCCGCGCCGAGGGCATCGACCCGCACCTGTTCCTCGACGCCATCGCCGACGGCGCCTCCGACTCCCCCTACGCCCACCTCAAGGGCACCGAGATGCTCACGGGCGTCTTCACCCCGCAGTTCGCGCTCGACGGGCTGCGCAAGGACATCGGGCTCATCTCGGAAGCCGCCGAGAACGCCGGGCTGGACCCCGCGCTGCTCGACGCACTGTCGAACCTGTACGCGAGCGCGGCCGCGCGCGGGCACGGGGGCGACGACATCGCCGCGGTGTACGTGGCGTTCGGCGCTCCCTCCGGGCGCTCGGAGCAGGACGAGACCGCGTAG